Proteins from one Bacteroides zhangwenhongii genomic window:
- a CDS encoding DMT family transporter, with amino-acid sequence MNNKTKGFIYGAIAAASYGMNPLFALPLYAAGMNVDTVLFYRYFFAAIVLGILMKMQHQSFALHKADVLPLVIMGLLFSFSSLLLFISYNYMDAGIASTILFVYPVMVAVIMGVFFKEKISAITVFSILLALSGIALLYQGDGDKPLSTLGIIFVLLSSLSYAIYIVGVNRSTLKNLPTTKLTFYAILFGLSVYIVRLNFCMELQVIPSVWLWADTLALAILPTAISLVCTALAIHYIGSTPTAILGALEPVTALFFGVMLFHEKLTPRLMVGILMIITAVTLIIIGKSLIKKMGMLLQMNKK; translated from the coding sequence ATGAATAACAAGACCAAAGGTTTTATCTATGGAGCCATTGCCGCTGCCAGCTACGGTATGAATCCTCTTTTTGCACTTCCGCTCTATGCAGCCGGAATGAATGTCGATACCGTTTTATTCTACCGTTATTTCTTTGCCGCAATCGTGCTGGGTATTCTGATGAAAATGCAGCATCAATCCTTTGCACTTCACAAGGCAGACGTTCTGCCCTTAGTCATTATGGGTTTGCTGTTCTCTTTCTCATCGTTGCTCCTGTTTATAAGCTATAATTACATGGATGCCGGAATCGCTTCGACCATCTTGTTTGTTTATCCGGTAATGGTAGCTGTCATTATGGGGGTGTTCTTCAAGGAAAAAATATCCGCAATTACCGTTTTCTCTATTCTGCTGGCACTTTCAGGTATTGCTTTGCTCTATCAAGGAGATGGTGACAAACCGCTATCCACGTTGGGGATCATCTTTGTTCTGCTGTCTTCACTCTCATATGCTATATACATAGTAGGTGTGAACCGCTCAACATTGAAAAACCTGCCAACCACCAAACTTACATTTTACGCCATCCTGTTCGGACTATCGGTTTACATCGTCCGTCTGAACTTCTGTATGGAGCTGCAGGTTATACCATCCGTCTGGTTATGGGCAGATACATTGGCTTTGGCTATTCTGCCAACCGCCATATCATTGGTCTGCACCGCCTTAGCTATCCATTATATAGGCTCCACACCAACCGCCATTCTAGGTGCTTTGGAACCTGTGACAGCCTTATTTTTCGGTGTTATGCTGTTCCATGAGAAACTAACTCCTCGCTTAATGGTTGGTATTTTAATGATTATCACCGCCGTGACCTTGATTATCATCGGCAAATCACTCATAAAAAAGATGGGAATGCTGTTGCAGATGAACAAAAAATAA